TGCACGAGGCCGACCGACGTGGCCGCCAGCGTGAGGGGACCGATCGGCGTGTCGTGGTGGGTCCAGGCGACGTCGACCAGGCCGGCTGCGGCCGCTGCGTCCCGGGCCCGGGACAGCACATCGGCGGGGACCGACGGCGTGGCACTCGCCGCGGCGCGCAGCCGGTCGACGATCGCGGTGTCGGCAGCGTCGACCGGAGCGGCAGCGTCGGGCGACGAGTCGGTCGGGTTCGAGTGGGCGGAGTTCGGGCGGAGGGTCATGGCGTCACCTGCTTGCGGAGGGTGGCGAGGCCGGCGCGCACGTTCTGGCGGGCGGCCGCCTCGGTGGTTCCGATGACCTCGCCGATCTCCGCGTACGGCAGGTCGGCCAGATAGCGGTACGTCACCGCCGCACGCTGCTTGTCGGGCAGCGCGGCCACCGCTTCCCAGAGCTCGACGTCCGGGAGATCGTCCGCATCGGGACGCCGGCCGGTCGCCACGTCTTCGGGGAGGGCGGCGCGGGTCGACACCGGGCGCCGCGCGGCCGCGCGGGCCGCGTCGATCCGCCGCCGGTGGGCGATCGTGAACAGCCACGCTCGGAGGTTCGCGTCGTGGCGGAGGTCGCGATAGCCGCGCAATGCCGCGAGCACCGTCTCCTGGAACCAGTCGGCGCCATCGTCGGGGCCGAGCAGCGCACGGCAATAGCCCCACAGCGCGGCGCCGTGCTCATCGAGCACCTGCTGGAACGGAGGGAGGTGGCGTGTGGTCATCTCACCGGAGACAACGACGCGGCCGCCGCCCGCGTGAGATCAGGCCGCAGATCAGGCGTCGGCCAGCGCGGCCAGCAGCTTCTTCGGGGTGTCCTTGGGGCTGATCTTGGGCCACGCCGCGGCGATCTTGCCCTTCTCGTCGATCAGGAAGGCGGACCGGATGATCCCCATGAACTTGCGGCCGTACAGCGACTTCTCGCCCCACACGCCATACGCCTCGGCGACCTTGTGGTCGGGATCGGACAGCAACGGGTAGCCGAGCCCGTGCTTCTCGTCGAACTGGGCCTGCTTCTCCGGCGTGTCGGGGCTGATGCCGACGATCACGGTGTCACCGACGTCGCCGGCGATGTCGCGCAGCCCGCATGCCTGGGTGGTGCAGCCGGGTGTGAGGGCCCGGGGGTAGAAGAACACGAGCACCTTGCGCCCCTTGAAGCTCGACAGCCGAACGAGGTCGCCGCGCTGGTCCTTCAATCCGATCGCGGGCGCCCGCTCGCCGGGCTGCGGGGAAGTGGGAGATGCCGTCGCCATGTCCGCCGACCGTAGCCGTCCACCCCCCGCCCCTGTCGCCGAACCCCGCCGCCGCCGCGGCGCTCCCCCCATCCGTGCCGTGAGCAGAAACCCACCCCCACGGTGTTCAAGTGCTCACAGCAGGGTCGGGTGGGTCGGGTGGGTCGGGTGGGTCGGGTGCCCTCGGGCATTTGGGGGAAAAGCCACCTTTTCTGTCGGCTTTCCCGGCTATATGCTGGCTCGGTGCACAACCTGCTGATGACCCTCACGGGCTTCGCGGTGGGCGGGATCGTCGGTCTGACCGGCATGGGCGGCGGCGCGCTGATGACGCCGCTGCTCGTTCTCGTGTTCGGCATCCAACCGGGCGCCGCGGTGTCGAGCGACCTCGTGGCCGCACTCGTGA
This region of Acidimicrobiales bacterium genomic DNA includes:
- a CDS encoding sigma-70 family RNA polymerase sigma factor, whose amino-acid sequence is MTTRHLPPFQQVLDEHGAALWGYCRALLGPDDGADWFQETVLAALRGYRDLRHDANLRAWLFTIAHRRRIDAARAAARRPVSTRAALPEDVATGRRPDADDLPDVELWEAVAALPDKQRAAVTYRYLADLPYAEIGEVIGTTEAAARQNVRAGLATLRKQVTP
- the bcp gene encoding thioredoxin-dependent thiol peroxidase, with amino-acid sequence MATASPTSPQPGERAPAIGLKDQRGDLVRLSSFKGRKVLVFFYPRALTPGCTTQACGLRDIAGDVGDTVIVGISPDTPEKQAQFDEKHGLGYPLLSDPDHKVAEAYGVWGEKSLYGRKFMGIIRSAFLIDEKGKIAAAWPKISPKDTPKKLLAALADA